Proteins encoded within one genomic window of Ottowia sp. SB7-C50:
- a CDS encoding MFS transporter, with protein sequence MKSRELLRLVAAQVCVHSAMTGARLAAPLLALQLGYSAVQVGVLLALFALSPVVLALPAGRLADRHGLKLPLRLAVGAAMLGTGLAVLWPRFGVLCAMALLTGAAAGTAQISLQRHVGRAAAHPSELKTVFSWIAIAPAMANFLGPLVTGLLIDHAGPQPAHETGFRAAFGLLTLLPLACWVLARGAPEQALPPPAPRRDAPSVWDLLSVPMLRRLLVVNWLQAMAWDVHTFVLPILGHERGLSASTIGALLGAFAIAAAGVRMALPLVAERVAEWRVMYAATLTAACTLLIYPLMHGPLTMGLCSIVLGVALGSVQPMVLSLLHQVSPPQRQGEAMALRVMTINFSSFLLPMLFGSIGTVIGVAGLFWLVCSALALGARAIPPLQGGGGGRGGWRRGIGWGVLMDHAPLALTPTLSQRERELSSLFWLFFRVLREPLASFASGFRVFGW encoded by the coding sequence ATGAAAAGCCGCGAACTGCTGCGCCTGGTCGCCGCGCAGGTCTGCGTGCACAGCGCCATGACGGGCGCGCGGCTGGCGGCGCCTTTGCTGGCGCTGCAACTGGGTTACAGCGCGGTGCAGGTGGGGGTACTGCTGGCGCTGTTTGCGCTGTCGCCGGTGGTGCTGGCGCTGCCGGCGGGGCGGCTGGCCGACCGGCACGGGTTGAAGCTGCCGTTGCGGCTGGCGGTGGGCGCGGCCATGCTGGGCACGGGGCTGGCCGTGCTGTGGCCGCGCTTCGGCGTGCTGTGCGCCATGGCGCTGCTGACCGGCGCGGCCGCTGGCACGGCGCAGATCAGCCTGCAGCGGCACGTGGGGCGGGCGGCGGCGCATCCGTCGGAGCTGAAGACGGTGTTCAGCTGGATCGCCATCGCGCCGGCCATGGCCAATTTTCTGGGGCCGCTGGTCACGGGGCTGCTGATCGACCACGCGGGGCCGCAGCCGGCGCATGAAACCGGCTTTCGCGCCGCCTTCGGGCTGCTGACGCTGCTGCCGCTGGCCTGCTGGGTGCTGGCGCGCGGCGCGCCCGAACAGGCGCTGCCGCCGCCCGCGCCGCGGCGCGACGCGCCGTCGGTGTGGGATCTGCTGTCGGTGCCGATGCTGCGGCGGCTGCTGGTGGTCAACTGGCTGCAGGCCATGGCGTGGGACGTGCACACCTTCGTGCTGCCGATCCTGGGGCATGAGCGCGGCCTGTCGGCGTCGACCATCGGCGCGCTGCTGGGCGCGTTCGCCATCGCGGCGGCCGGCGTGCGCATGGCACTGCCCCTGGTCGCCGAGCGCGTGGCCGAATGGCGCGTGATGTACGCCGCCACGTTGACGGCCGCGTGCACGCTGCTGATTTATCCGCTGATGCACGGCCCGCTGACGATGGGTCTGTGCTCCATTGTGCTGGGGGTGGCGCTGGGCTCGGTGCAGCCCATGGTGCTGAGCCTGCTGCACCAGGTGTCGCCGCCGCAGCGCCAGGGCGAGGCGATGGCGCTGCGGGTGATGACGATCAACTTTTCCAGCTTTCTGCTGCCCATGCTGTTCGGCTCGATCGGCACCGTCATCGGCGTGGCGGGTCTGTTCTGGCTGGTGTGCAGCGCGCTGGCGCTGGGGGCGCGGGCGATACCGCCGTTGCAGGGGGGCGGTGGCGGGCGAGGGGGATGGAGGCGCGGTATAGGGTGGGGCGTCTTGATGGATCACGCGCCGCTGGCCCTCACCCCAACCCTCTCCCAGAGGGAGAGAGAGCTTTCGAGCCTTTTTTGGCTGTTCTTTCGCGTCCTTCGCGAACCCTTGGCGTCCTTCGCGTCCGGTTTCAGGGTTTTTGGCTGGTAG
- a CDS encoding transglutaminase family protein, whose amino-acid sequence MRLRITHDTAYRYEPAVLTAMHMVHLTPPPTRCQDRLDARLQVSPQPTSITESLDVYRNVRTFFEIAGSHDSLLVRASSLVETYPPEPAGSTISWDAVRDSFVYHVGAEWHPAAEFIYPSTYVHPGEVFADYARPSFAPGRPLIDAARELMQRVHEDFTYASHSTEISTPAAEALAQRRGVCQDFSHVMLACLRSMGVPARYVSGYLLTQPPPGQPRLVGSDASHAWVSVFLPDLAAQAGGHGWYDLDPTNHRDGWSTPGEDFVRLAVGRDYADISPMRGVIHGGSGHHLDVGVTVEPCTAATLAEAPPL is encoded by the coding sequence ATGCGCCTGCGCATCACGCACGACACCGCCTACCGCTACGAGCCCGCGGTGCTGACCGCCATGCACATGGTGCACCTGACGCCGCCGCCCACGCGCTGCCAGGACCGGCTGGACGCGCGCCTGCAGGTCAGCCCGCAGCCGACGTCGATCACCGAATCGCTCGACGTCTACCGCAACGTGCGCACCTTCTTCGAGATTGCCGGCTCGCACGACAGCCTGCTGGTGCGCGCCAGCAGCCTGGTCGAAACCTACCCCCCCGAGCCCGCCGGCAGCACCATCAGCTGGGACGCGGTGCGCGACAGCTTCGTCTACCACGTGGGCGCCGAATGGCACCCGGCGGCCGAATTCATCTACCCCTCGACCTACGTCCACCCCGGCGAGGTGTTCGCCGACTACGCGCGCCCGTCCTTCGCGCCCGGCCGGCCGCTGATCGACGCCGCGCGCGAGCTGATGCAGCGCGTGCACGAGGACTTCACCTACGCCAGCCACAGCACCGAGATCAGCACGCCCGCCGCCGAGGCGCTGGCGCAGCGGCGCGGCGTGTGCCAGGACTTCAGCCACGTCATGCTGGCCTGCCTGCGGTCGATGGGCGTGCCGGCGCGCTACGTGTCGGGCTACCTGCTGACGCAGCCGCCGCCCGGCCAGCCCCGGCTGGTGGGCAGCGATGCATCGCACGCCTGGGTGTCGGTGTTTCTGCCCGACCTGGCGGCGCAGGCCGGCGGCCACGGCTGGTACGACCTGGACCCGACCAACCACCGCGACGGCTGGAGCACGCCTGGCGAAGACTTCGTGCGGCTGGCGGTGGGGCGCGACTACGCCGACATCTCGCCCATGCGCGGGGTCATCCACGGCGGCAGCGGCCACCACCTGGACGTCGGGGTTACAGTGGAACCGTGCACCGCCGCCACGCTGGCCGAGGCGCCGCCCCTGTAA
- a CDS encoding circularly permuted type 2 ATP-grasp protein, whose translation MNAPDLPAAAPLSADRFEFPSSDADHFDEMHARPALDHAPAGSPESAASGPLTPAWAEFFRHCGPAHPQELSRRAAQLARQLRDNGVTYNVYADEVNLQRPWPLDLFPLLIPPSDWALIEAGVLQRVRVLETVMSDIYGERRLLKDGLLPAALVQGHPDYLRAMHGVPAVGGNFLHVVAFDLARGPRGHWWVVSQRTQAPSGLGYLLENRSAVSTQFPDAFETMNVRRLADTYRGFIEGLKAMVPAGADSHIALLTPGPYNETYFEHSYLARYLGATLVEGGDLTVRNQRLYLKTLHGLRPVHGLIKRVDDAFLDPLEMRPESRLGVPGLLQAVRAGTVLVANAPGAGFLESSALLGFLPALARHLLGEELKLPALHTWWCGEPAALRAVMPRLDQCVIKPTYPWSTSRGTFRAGVGPLMSPDVLASWADSIRRVPEEHTVQAYMSPSQMPTWRTGDQAGIVPRAAILRVFALSDGAGSWRVLPGGMTRLVGESAGLATMALGGSSADTWVLADAPTMETPEFDLSALAPITPTDTALVQRERLITSRSAENLFWLGRYTERAESSARLARIALHALHGEEEPSVAQLMWLGQLAETAGLVPEDAPSPLDDRAAFEHLLIHGLADTDDVPGVGYALRSLRLAAGALRERLSPEHWGFIKEAEERFLREGAALRGGPAHAEAEALHSLTQLSRALAAITGAQQDRMWRDDGWRLMTIGRQIERLTWLSVALSRGFYTNAVHDAAGHGVVLDLFDSTISFHARYQRSRSMAALIEHVVLNHQNPRSLGWVVQRLRTLLARLHANDPHQLEDLSLRLRNPLPEDLPMLCESDRIGDFIHLQALLAHFIDVGAHLSNDIGLRHFTHTADAARSVGA comes from the coding sequence ATGAACGCACCGGATCTGCCCGCTGCCGCGCCCCTGTCGGCTGACCGCTTCGAGTTTCCGTCGAGCGACGCCGACCACTTCGACGAAATGCACGCCCGGCCCGCGCTGGACCACGCGCCGGCCGGTTCGCCCGAGTCCGCTGCCAGTGGCCCGCTGACGCCGGCGTGGGCCGAATTCTTCCGCCACTGCGGCCCCGCCCATCCGCAAGAACTGAGCCGCCGCGCCGCGCAACTGGCGCGCCAGCTGCGCGACAACGGTGTCACCTACAACGTCTATGCGGACGAGGTCAATCTGCAGCGCCCCTGGCCGCTGGACCTGTTTCCGCTGCTGATTCCGCCCAGCGACTGGGCGCTGATCGAAGCGGGCGTGCTGCAACGCGTGCGGGTGCTCGAAACCGTGATGTCCGACATCTACGGCGAGCGCCGCCTGCTGAAAGACGGCCTGCTGCCCGCCGCGCTGGTGCAGGGCCACCCCGACTACCTGCGCGCCATGCACGGCGTGCCCGCCGTGGGCGGCAACTTCCTGCACGTGGTGGCCTTTGACCTGGCGCGCGGCCCGCGCGGCCACTGGTGGGTGGTGTCGCAGCGCACGCAGGCGCCGTCGGGCCTGGGCTACCTGCTGGAAAACCGCTCGGCCGTGTCCACCCAGTTTCCTGACGCGTTCGAAACCATGAACGTGCGCCGCCTGGCCGACACCTACCGCGGCTTCATCGAAGGCCTGAAAGCCATGGTGCCGGCGGGCGCCGATTCGCACATCGCGCTGCTCACGCCCGGGCCGTACAACGAGACGTACTTCGAACATTCGTACCTGGCGCGCTACCTGGGCGCCACGCTGGTCGAAGGCGGCGACCTGACGGTGCGCAACCAGCGCCTGTACCTGAAGACGCTGCACGGTCTGCGGCCGGTGCACGGGCTGATCAAGCGGGTGGACGACGCCTTTCTCGACCCGCTGGAGATGCGCCCCGAATCGCGCCTGGGCGTGCCCGGCCTGTTGCAGGCGGTGCGCGCCGGCACGGTGCTGGTGGCCAATGCACCAGGCGCGGGCTTTCTCGAATCCAGCGCGCTGCTGGGCTTCTTGCCCGCGCTGGCGCGGCACCTGCTGGGCGAAGAGCTGAAGCTGCCCGCCCTGCACACCTGGTGGTGCGGCGAACCCGCCGCGCTGCGTGCGGTGATGCCGCGGCTGGACCAGTGCGTCATCAAGCCGACCTACCCGTGGTCGACCAGCCGCGGCACCTTCCGGGCCGGCGTGGGGCCGTTGATGAGCCCCGACGTGCTGGCGTCGTGGGCCGACAGCATCCGCCGCGTGCCGGAGGAACACACCGTGCAGGCCTACATGTCGCCGTCGCAGATGCCCACCTGGCGCACCGGCGACCAGGCCGGCATCGTGCCGCGCGCGGCCATCCTGCGCGTGTTCGCGCTGTCCGACGGCGCCGGCTCGTGGCGTGTGCTGCCGGGCGGCATGACGCGCCTGGTGGGCGAAAGCGCCGGCCTGGCCACGATGGCGCTGGGCGGCAGCAGCGCCGACACCTGGGTGCTGGCCGATGCGCCGACGATGGAAACGCCCGAGTTCGACCTGAGCGCGCTGGCCCCCATCACGCCCACCGACACCGCGCTGGTGCAGCGCGAGCGCCTGATCACCAGCCGCTCGGCCGAGAACCTGTTCTGGCTGGGCCGCTACACCGAGCGTGCCGAAAGCAGCGCCCGGCTGGCGCGCATCGCCCTGCACGCCCTGCACGGCGAGGAAGAACCCAGCGTGGCGCAGCTGATGTGGCTGGGCCAGCTGGCCGAAACCGCCGGCCTGGTGCCCGAAGACGCGCCTTCGCCGCTGGACGACCGCGCGGCCTTCGAGCACCTGCTGATCCACGGCCTGGCCGACACCGACGACGTGCCCGGCGTCGGCTACGCGCTGCGCAGCCTGCGCCTGGCCGCCGGCGCGCTGCGCGAACGCCTGTCGCCCGAGCACTGGGGTTTCATCAAGGAAGCCGAGGAGCGCTTTCTGCGTGAAGGCGCGGCGCTGCGCGGCGGCCCGGCGCACGCCGAGGCCGAGGCCCTGCATTCGCTGACGCAGCTGTCGCGCGCGCTGGCCGCCATCACCGGCGCGCAGCAGGACCGCATGTGGCGCGACGACGGCTGGCGCCTGATGACCATCGGCCGGCAGATCGAGCGGCTGACCTGGCTGTCGGTGGCGCTGTCGCGGGGCTTCTACACCAACGCCGTGCACGACGCGGCGGGCCACGGCGTGGTGCTGGACCTGTTCGATTCGACCATCTCCTTCCACGCCCGCTACCAGCGCAGCCGCTCGATGGCCGCGCTGATCGAGCACGTGGTGCTGAACCACCAGAACCCGCGCTCGCTGGGCTGGGTGGTGCAGCGGCTGCGCACGCTGCTGGCGCGCCTGCACGCCAACGACCCGCACCAGCTGGAAGACCTGTCGCTGCGCCTGCGCAACCCCCTGCCCGAAGACCTGCCGATGCTGTGCGAATCCGACCGCATTGGCGACTTCATCCACCTGCAGGCGCTGCTGGCGCACTTCATCGACGTCGGCGCGCACCTGTCCAACGACATCGGGCTGCGCCACTTCACCCACACCGCCGACGCGGCCCGCAGCGTGGGGGCCTGA
- a CDS encoding RidA family protein, with protein sequence MSVYDKLQQLGIQLPPVSVPAAAYVPFVQTGQLVFLSGHIARRDGKPWVGKLGQNMTTEEGALAARAVAIDLLGTLHAAVGDLNRVQRIVKVMSLVNSALDYTEQHLVTNGCSALLGEVFGDKGAHARSAFGVAQIPLGACVEIEMIAEVA encoded by the coding sequence ATGAGCGTCTACGACAAACTCCAGCAGCTCGGCATCCAACTGCCGCCCGTGTCCGTCCCGGCCGCCGCCTACGTGCCCTTTGTGCAGACGGGCCAGCTGGTGTTCCTGTCCGGCCACATCGCGCGCCGCGACGGCAAGCCCTGGGTGGGCAAGCTGGGCCAGAACATGACGACCGAAGAAGGCGCCCTGGCCGCGCGCGCCGTCGCCATCGACCTGCTGGGCACGCTGCACGCCGCCGTGGGCGACCTGAACCGCGTGCAGCGCATCGTCAAGGTGATGAGCCTGGTCAACAGCGCGCTCGACTACACCGAGCAGCACCTGGTCACCAACGGCTGCTCGGCCCTGCTGGGCGAAGTGTTCGGCGACAAGGGCGCCCACGCCCGCAGCGCGTTTGGCGTGGCGCAGATTCCGCTGGGCGCGTGCGTCGAGATCGAGATGATTGCGGAAGTGGCCTGA
- a CDS encoding DNA internalization-related competence protein ComEC/Rec2 — protein MTAAPVPPADLAARRVGLMLPAALAGVVAGTAAQLQQVALWQPGAYAALLAAALVGLVLAWRASAGPRARVPMALCALAAALAAFAGVGLRAGALQAQALAPAIEGRDVVLTGLVSRMPQRGDMGWRFRFDVEAAQIDGQPVAVPPRVQLAWYGSASTADETDAARPLAADLRAGDRWQFTARLKAPHGNLNPHGFDYELWLWEQGVRATGYVRAGPRDAPPRRLAEGAAFPIERARQSVRDRILAGGAGQGDEGRRFAGIVAALVTGDQAVIERADWDIFRATGVAHLMSISGLHITMFAWLAAALVGGLWRRSARWGLPARLDPCLLLPAPHAALIGGVLLAGAYALFSGWGVPAQRTVLMLATVSLLKLAGVRWPWWLTWLLACAVVLLADPWALLQAGFWLSFVAVGVLFATDSGAASALQTGARGHFGRLLREQWVVTLALTPLSLILFGQASVVGLLANLLAIPWVTLVVTPLAMLGMAWAPLWQAAAWALQPLAALLQWLASWPGASVSLASAPLPLGVAAVGGALLLALRWPWALRVAGLPLVLPLLLWQPARPVPGQFELLAADVGQGNAVLVRTATHTLVYDAGPRYSLESDAGHRVLVPLLRALGERVDTLVLSHRDSDHTGGAGAVLAMQRSAALLSSIEEGHELQGARTAMRCQAGQAWDWDGVRFELLHPAAADYGAPRKSNAMSCVLRVQGGGRAALLVGDIEAEQERALVAVHGNALRANVLLVPHHGSRTSSTPDFVAAVRPDWALIQSGYRNRFGHPVPEVLARYTARGVRVADSPRCGAMRWNSAQPDALRCERAHAARYWHHRLP, from the coding sequence ATGACCGCCGCCCCCGTGCCGCCCGCTGACCTTGCCGCGCGCCGGGTGGGGCTGATGCTGCCGGCGGCGCTGGCGGGCGTGGTGGCGGGCACGGCGGCGCAGCTGCAGCAGGTCGCGCTGTGGCAGCCGGGGGCTTACGCCGCACTGCTGGCGGCGGCGCTGGTGGGACTGGTGCTGGCCTGGCGCGCCAGCGCTGGGCCCCGCGCCCGCGTGCCGATGGCGCTGTGCGCGCTGGCCGCGGCGCTGGCGGCCTTCGCAGGCGTGGGGCTGCGCGCGGGTGCGTTGCAGGCGCAGGCGCTCGCCCCCGCCATCGAGGGGCGCGACGTGGTGCTCACCGGCCTTGTCAGCCGCATGCCGCAACGCGGCGACATGGGCTGGCGCTTTCGCTTTGACGTCGAAGCGGCGCAGATCGACGGCCAACCCGTGGCGGTGCCGCCGCGCGTGCAGCTGGCGTGGTACGGCTCGGCCAGCACCGCGGACGAGACCGACGCCGCGCGCCCGCTGGCGGCCGATTTGCGCGCGGGCGACCGCTGGCAGTTCACCGCACGCCTGAAGGCACCGCACGGCAACTTGAATCCGCACGGCTTTGACTACGAACTGTGGCTGTGGGAGCAGGGCGTGCGCGCCACCGGCTACGTGCGCGCCGGCCCGCGCGATGCGCCGCCACGGCGGCTGGCAGAAGGCGCGGCCTTCCCGATCGAGCGCGCGCGCCAGTCGGTGCGCGACCGCATCCTGGCCGGCGGCGCGGGGCAGGGTGATGAAGGGCGGCGCTTTGCCGGCATCGTCGCCGCGCTGGTGACGGGCGACCAGGCGGTCATCGAGCGGGCCGACTGGGACATCTTTCGCGCCACCGGCGTGGCGCACCTGATGAGCATCTCGGGCCTGCACATCACCATGTTTGCCTGGCTGGCCGCGGCGCTGGTTGGCGGGCTGTGGCGGCGTTCGGCCCGTTGGGGGCTGCCGGCGCGGCTGGACCCTTGCCTGCTGCTGCCGGCGCCGCACGCGGCGCTGATCGGCGGCGTGCTGCTGGCGGGCGCATATGCGCTGTTCAGCGGCTGGGGCGTGCCGGCGCAGCGCACGGTGCTGATGCTGGCCACGGTGTCGCTGCTGAAACTGGCCGGCGTGCGCTGGCCCTGGTGGCTGACCTGGCTGCTGGCCTGCGCGGTGGTGCTGCTGGCCGACCCATGGGCGCTGCTGCAGGCCGGGTTCTGGCTGAGCTTTGTCGCCGTCGGCGTGCTGTTTGCTACCGATTCAGGAGCGGCATCCGCCCTGCAGACAGGCGCACGCGGGCATTTTGGGCGTCTTTTGCGCGAGCAATGGGTGGTCACGCTGGCGCTGACGCCGCTGTCGCTGATCCTGTTCGGGCAGGCCTCGGTGGTGGGCCTGCTGGCCAACCTGCTGGCGATTCCGTGGGTGACGCTGGTGGTCACGCCGCTGGCCATGCTGGGCATGGCGTGGGCGCCGCTGTGGCAGGCGGCGGCCTGGGCCTTGCAGCCGCTGGCCGCGCTGCTGCAGTGGCTGGCCAGCTGGCCCGGTGCCAGTGTGTCGCTGGCCAGCGCGCCACTGCCGCTGGGCGTGGCGGCGGTGGGTGGGGCGCTGCTGCTGGCCCTGCGCTGGCCGTGGGCGCTGCGCGTGGCGGGGCTGCCGCTGGTGCTGCCCCTGCTGCTGTGGCAGCCGGCGCGGCCCGTGCCCGGCCAGTTCGAGCTGCTGGCGGCCGACGTGGGGCAGGGCAACGCGGTGCTGGTGCGCACCGCCACCCACACGCTGGTGTACGACGCCGGGCCGCGCTATTCACTGGAAAGCGACGCCGGCCACCGCGTGCTGGTGCCGCTGCTGCGCGCGCTGGGCGAGCGCGTCGACACGCTGGTGCTGAGCCACCGCGACAGCGACCACACCGGCGGCGCCGGGGCCGTGCTGGCCATGCAGCGCAGCGCGGCGCTGCTGTCGTCCATCGAGGAAGGGCACGAATTGCAAGGCGCGCGCACCGCCATGCGCTGCCAGGCCGGGCAGGCGTGGGACTGGGACGGCGTGCGCTTCGAATTGCTGCACCCGGCCGCGGCGGACTATGGCGCACCGAGAAAATCGAACGCCATGAGCTGCGTGCTGCGCGTGCAGGGCGGCGGCCGCGCGGCGCTGCTGGTGGGCGACATCGAGGCCGAGCAGGAACGCGCGCTGGTGGCTGTGCACGGCAACGCTCTGCGCGCCAACGTGCTGCTGGTGCCGCACCACGGCAGCCGCACCTCGTCCACGCCGGACTTCGTCGCCGCCGTGCGCCCCGACTGGGCGCTGATCCAGTCTGGCTATCGCAACCGCTTTGGCCACCCGGTGCCCGAGGTGCTGGCGCGCTACACCGCGCGCGGCGTGCGGGTGGCCGATTCGCCCCGTTGTGGTGCGATGCGCTGGAACAGTGCACAACCCGATGCACTGCGGTGCGAGCGCGCGCACGCGGCGCGCTACTGGCACCACCGGCTGCCCTGA
- the rmuC gene encoding DNA recombination protein RmuC, whose product MSSSSWPDWVLWLALAALGLNLLLVLALLLKRPRRPDDVASRGEVQQLVGAAVGQHSERLERELRQEIGGSAREGRQELSHALATFQDAVVRQGAEGLRTQNAQVDALSAQLTQLRGTLGDTLVNQLQALGLGMAQQAAEATRTQNAQIDAFAQQLAHLRGSLSETLTQQLQSLSETNARRMTEVRGTLEQQLAQLQAANTAKLDEMRQTVDEKLQSTLQARLGESFKQVAERLEQVHKGLGEMQTLAQGVGDLKHLLTNVKTRGMFGEAQLAALLEQVFAPEQYAAQVCTRPGSRNAVDFAIKLPGRGASDSGAASAVWLPIDAKFPNEDYERLLDAQQRADALGAEAAAKALEARIRLEARGMADKYVEPPHTTDFAILFLPTEGLYAEVLRRPGLMEALQRDHRITLAGPTTLLAMLNSLQMGFRTLALEKRSSEVWQVLGAVKTEFGKFGGMLDKVKSQADAVVKTLETAQTRTNMMNRALKKVEALPDGEAQALLPGVTDAGVGDGQDG is encoded by the coding sequence ATGAGCAGTTCTTCGTGGCCCGACTGGGTGTTATGGCTGGCATTGGCGGCACTGGGGCTGAACCTTTTGCTGGTGCTGGCCTTGCTGCTCAAGCGGCCGCGGCGGCCCGACGACGTGGCGTCGCGCGGCGAGGTGCAGCAACTGGTAGGCGCCGCCGTGGGCCAGCACAGCGAGCGGCTGGAGCGTGAGTTGCGGCAAGAGATCGGCGGCAGCGCGCGCGAAGGGCGGCAGGAGCTGTCGCACGCATTGGCAACGTTTCAGGACGCGGTGGTGCGCCAGGGCGCGGAAGGCCTGCGCACGCAGAACGCGCAGGTCGACGCGCTGTCGGCGCAGCTGACGCAGTTGCGCGGCACGCTGGGCGACACGCTGGTGAATCAGCTGCAGGCGCTGGGCCTGGGTATGGCGCAGCAGGCGGCCGAGGCCACGCGCACGCAGAACGCGCAGATCGACGCTTTTGCGCAGCAGCTGGCGCACCTGCGCGGCTCGCTGTCGGAGACGTTGACGCAGCAGCTTCAATCTTTAAGTGAAACCAACGCTCGCCGCATGACCGAGGTGCGCGGCACGCTGGAGCAGCAGCTGGCGCAACTGCAGGCCGCCAACACCGCCAAGCTGGACGAAATGCGACAGACGGTGGACGAGAAGCTGCAGTCCACGCTGCAGGCGCGCCTGGGCGAATCGTTCAAGCAGGTGGCCGAGCGGCTGGAGCAGGTGCACAAGGGCCTGGGCGAGATGCAGACGCTGGCGCAGGGCGTGGGCGATTTGAAGCACCTGCTGACCAACGTGAAGACGCGCGGCATGTTCGGCGAGGCGCAACTGGCCGCGCTGCTGGAACAGGTGTTTGCGCCCGAGCAGTACGCGGCGCAGGTCTGCACGCGGCCGGGCAGCCGCAACGCGGTGGACTTCGCCATCAAGCTGCCGGGCCGCGGTGCTTCGGATTCAGGAGCGGCCAGCGCCGTCTGGCTGCCGATTGACGCGAAGTTTCCCAACGAAGACTACGAGCGCCTGCTGGACGCGCAGCAGCGCGCCGACGCGCTGGGCGCCGAGGCGGCGGCCAAGGCACTGGAGGCGCGCATCCGGCTGGAGGCGCGTGGCATGGCCGACAAGTACGTCGAGCCGCCGCACACCACCGACTTCGCCATCCTGTTTTTGCCGACCGAGGGGCTGTACGCAGAGGTGCTGCGCCGCCCCGGCCTGATGGAGGCGCTGCAGCGCGACCACCGCATCACCCTGGCCGGGCCGACCACGCTGCTGGCCATGCTCAACAGTTTGCAAATGGGTTTCAGGACGCTGGCGCTGGAAAAGCGCAGCAGCGAGGTGTGGCAAGTGCTGGGCGCGGTGAAGACCGAGTTCGGCAAGTTCGGCGGCATGCTGGACAAGGTGAAGTCGCAGGCCGACGCCGTGGTCAAGACGCTGGAGACAGCGCAGACCCGCACCAACATGATGAACCGCGCGCTCAAGAAGGTCGAGGCGCTGCCCGACGGCGAAGCCCAGGCGCTGCTGCCGGGCGTGACGGACGCGGGCGTGGGGGATGGGCAGGATGGGTGA